In Streptomyces sp. NBC_00341, the DNA window GTGGTGGCTGCCCGGGATCTTCCGTGACGTGACGCTGCTGCACCGGCCGCGGGGCGCGCCCCGGGACTTCTTCGTGCACGCCGGGTACGACCACCGTGACGGCTGCGGCACGCTGCGGGTCGAGTGCGAGGGCGCCGAGGGGCGGATTCTCGTACCGGAGCTGGGAGTCGACGCTCCGGCGGGCGAGCCGGTGACCCTGCCGGTGGAGCCGTGGACCGCGGAGACGCCCCGGCTGTACGACGCGGAGCTGGTGACGCCCGGCGAGCGGATCGCGTTGCGCGTCGGCTTCCGTACGGTCGCCGTCGAGGACGGCGTCATCAAGGTCAACGGGCGGCGGCTGCTCCTGCGCGGGGTGAACCGGCACGAGTTCCATCCGGAGACCGGCCGGACGGTGGACGCCCGGGCCATGCGCCACGACCTGGTGCTGATGAAGCGGCACAACATCAACGCCGTCCGGACCAGCCACTATCCGCCGCACCCCGCCTTCCTGGACCTGTGCGACGAGCTGGGGCTCTGGGTGATCGACGAATGCGATCTGGAGACACATGGCTTTGTCGACCTGGAGTGGCGCGGCAACCCGGTCGACGACGAGCGGTGGACCCCCGCGCTGCTCGACCGGGCGGAGAGGATGGTCGAGCGCGACAAGAACCACGCCTCGGTGATCATCTGGTCGCTCGGCAACGAATGCGGTTCGGGCCGCGGCCTGAGCGCGATGGCCGAGTGGATCCGGGGGCGGGACCCGGAGCGGCTGCTGCACTACGAGGGCGATCTCTCGTGCAAGGACGTCGATCTGTACTCGCGGATGTATCCGACGCACGCCGAGGTCGAGCTGATCGGGCAGCGGGCCGAGGAGCCGTGGGGCGATCCGGAGCTGGATGCCCGGCGGCGCGCGATGCCGTTCATCATGTGCGAGTACGCCCACGCCATGGGGAACGGTCCGGGCGGACTGAGCGAGTACCAGCGGCTGTTCGAGCGGTACGAACGCTGCCAGGGCGGTTTCGTCTGGGAGTGGATCGACCACGGCCTCGCCCACCCGGAGCACGGCTTCGCCTACGGCGGTGACTTCGGCGAGGAGCTGCACGACGGCAACTTCGTCTGTGACGGTCTGCTCTTCCCCGACCGCACGCCCTCCCCCGGGCTCGTCGAGTACAAGAAGGTCATCGAGCCGGTGCGGATCGGCCCGGCTTCCCGGCCGGGTGCCTTCACGGTGACCAACGGGTACGACTTCACGGACCTCGGCCACCTGGACTTCCTGTGGTCGCACGAGGTGGAGGGGGTGGTCGTCGCCTCCGGCGCCCTGAAGGTGCCGGAACTCGCCCCCGGCGCATCGGCGGAGGTGGCCGCGGAGACCGCCGGCGGCGAGGGGGTGTGGACCTTGCGTGCGGTGCTCGCCGAGGACACCGCGTGGGCCGGGCGCGGGCATGTGGTGGCGTGGGGCCAGGCGGAGTCCGGCGCACCCCGGTCCCCCGCCCCGGCGGCCGGTGCGCGTCCGGTCCGGGGCGCGGGGGTGATCACGCTGGGGCCCGGGGTCTTCGACGCGGCGACCGGGGCTCCGGTACGGCTCGGGGACCTCGCGGTGGAGGGGCTGCGGCTGGACGTGTGGCGGGCGCCCACCGACAACGACAACGGTGCGGCGTGGCAGCCGGACGAGCGGTACGGGGTGCGGTGGCGGGAGCTGGGGCTGCACCGGATGCGGCACCGCGTCGACGCGGTCGAGACCGGCCGGGACGCCCTGACCGTACGGACCCGGGTGGCTCCGGCCGGGTCGGACCTGGGCCTTCGGACCACGTACCGGTGGACCTCGGCCCGGGACCGGCTGGGCCTCACGGTGTCCGTGGTGCCGGAGGGCGACTGGCGGGTGCCGCTGCCCCGGCTGGGCATCCGGTTCGGGCTGCCCGCCGCGTTCGGCCGGGCGCGGTGGTTCGGCGGCGGTCCGGGCGAGGCGTACCCGGACACCCGGGCCGCCGCGATGCTGGGGCTCTGGGAGCGGGACGTGGACGCGCTGCAGACCCCGTACGTCCGGCCGCAGGAGAACGGCGCGCGGGCCGACGTCCGCTGGGCGGAGCTGACCGACGGCAGCGGCGCGGGGCTGCGGGCCGAGGGCGGCACGCCGTTCTGGTTCACCGCGCGGCGCTGGACGAACGAGCGGCTGGACGCCGCGGAGCACCTGCCGGACCTGGTGGCCGGGGAGCGGGTCTGGGTCGGCCTGGACCATGCGGTGCAGGGCATCGGCTCGCAGTCGTGCG includes these proteins:
- a CDS encoding glycoside hydrolase family 2 TIM barrel-domain containing protein, with the translated sequence MSSTAADAVSWYEDMSPGSGGLAPRSWYPASDAPRVSVNGEWAFRFSPDAGARDESFARPGFDASGWRTVEVPGHWALQGAGGAPAYTNVVYPFPVDPPRVPSENPTGDHLHRFTPPAGLPEGGDWVLRFDGVESCARVWLNGQELGDFKGSRLAHEFAVGGLLRAGENVLAVRVHAWSSGSYLEDQDQWWLPGIFRDVTLLHRPRGAPRDFFVHAGYDHRDGCGTLRVECEGAEGRILVPELGVDAPAGEPVTLPVEPWTAETPRLYDAELVTPGERIALRVGFRTVAVEDGVIKVNGRRLLLRGVNRHEFHPETGRTVDARAMRHDLVLMKRHNINAVRTSHYPPHPAFLDLCDELGLWVIDECDLETHGFVDLEWRGNPVDDERWTPALLDRAERMVERDKNHASVIIWSLGNECGSGRGLSAMAEWIRGRDPERLLHYEGDLSCKDVDLYSRMYPTHAEVELIGQRAEEPWGDPELDARRRAMPFIMCEYAHAMGNGPGGLSEYQRLFERYERCQGGFVWEWIDHGLAHPEHGFAYGGDFGEELHDGNFVCDGLLFPDRTPSPGLVEYKKVIEPVRIGPASRPGAFTVTNGYDFTDLGHLDFLWSHEVEGVVVASGALKVPELAPGASAEVAAETAGGEGVWTLRAVLAEDTAWAGRGHVVAWGQAESGAPRSPAPAAGARPVRGAGVITLGPGVFDAATGAPVRLGDLAVEGLRLDVWRAPTDNDNGAAWQPDERYGVRWRELGLHRMRHRVDAVETGRDALTVRTRVAPAGSDLGLRTTYRWTSARDRLGLTVSVVPEGDWRVPLPRLGIRFGLPAAFGRARWFGGGPGEAYPDTRAAAMLGLWERDVDALQTPYVRPQENGARADVRWAELTDGSGAGLRAEGGTPFWFTARRWTNERLDAAEHLPDLVAGERVWVGLDHAVQGIGSQSCGPGVLPEHRLHAAPAEFSFVFSPLG